In Rahnella aquatilis CIP 78.65 = ATCC 33071, one DNA window encodes the following:
- a CDS encoding YadA C-terminal domain-containing protein, which translates to MNTQFTERNTQIIAAGKACKKHRLQAPADFRALRIAIQRICLGVVLSTSVIQAVHAQLSGDNLDAARAYFANNPEIPSDKQNEILRKNDLIQVSDYLKNNTYWNGSRNVQMPVFDPLARMETPITQTATLPMTNLTPAEHTISVAQPPVKNDPTGTPVLLTPIKNDPTGIPVDVQTQMQKKQAEQVALRYAAANAPRDGLDGKDGAKGDTGLAGTDGKDADMSKVNANSESIQGDEMAEANRQRTSMQHVDVVALAQTAQNSTQKTQAETKKQIAAAQAKIAHEQQIEHIYYDQQIQQLAAGAHAEVLAESHSRTEGDAHTLAQANDYTNKRFSDLKTQVDDNKKEAAAGSASAMAQANIPQVQESQQFAVGAGVGGYDSENALSVGASFHAGRATIVKMSVSDDSQNNVGYGAGMSVGW; encoded by the coding sequence ATGAACACTCAGTTTACAGAACGCAACACTCAGATCATCGCCGCTGGCAAAGCCTGTAAGAAACACAGGCTTCAGGCTCCGGCGGACTTCCGGGCACTACGCATAGCCATTCAGCGCATATGCCTTGGTGTGGTGCTCTCAACAAGTGTTATTCAGGCTGTTCATGCACAACTTTCGGGGGATAACCTGGATGCTGCCAGAGCCTATTTTGCCAATAATCCGGAAATTCCTTCAGATAAGCAGAATGAGATCTTGCGGAAAAACGACCTTATTCAGGTTTCCGACTATCTCAAAAACAACACCTACTGGAATGGCTCAAGAAATGTCCAGATGCCCGTTTTTGATCCACTGGCAAGAATGGAAACGCCGATTACACAGACAGCCACTCTTCCCATGACCAACCTGACTCCGGCGGAACACACGATTTCAGTTGCACAGCCACCTGTCAAAAATGATCCAACAGGAACGCCGGTGTTACTCACACCCATAAAAAATGATCCCACTGGTATACCGGTAGACGTTCAGACACAGATGCAAAAAAAACAAGCTGAACAGGTTGCTTTGCGTTATGCGGCGGCGAATGCCCCACGTGATGGCCTTGATGGTAAAGATGGCGCTAAGGGCGATACCGGCTTAGCAGGTACTGACGGAAAAGATGCCGACATGTCTAAAGTTAATGCCAACAGCGAATCTATCCAGGGTGATGAAATGGCAGAAGCGAATCGTCAGCGGACTTCGATGCAACATGTAGATGTGGTTGCTCTCGCCCAGACAGCTCAGAACTCAACACAGAAAACGCAGGCAGAAACGAAAAAACAGATCGCCGCCGCTCAGGCTAAAATTGCCCATGAACAGCAGATCGAACATATATACTACGATCAGCAAATCCAGCAATTAGCCGCAGGGGCTCACGCCGAAGTTTTAGCTGAATCCCACAGCCGGACTGAGGGCGATGCCCATACACTGGCTCAGGCAAATGACTACACCAATAAAAGATTCTCTGATCTGAAAACGCAGGTTGATGACAACAAAAAAGAAGCGGCTGCCGGTTCAGCCTCAGCCATGGCTCAGGCCAATATTCCGCAGGTGCAGGAATCTCAGCAGTTCGCGGTGGGTGCTGGTGTGGGCGGTTACGATTCAGAGAATGCGCTGTCAGTCGGTGCTTCCTTCCACGCGGGCAGAGCCACCATCGTAAAAATGTCAGTCTCCGATGACTCACAGAATAACGTGGGTTATGGCGCAGGCATGAGCGTTGGCTGGTAA
- a CDS encoding CcdB family protein: MAQFDVYENRGDGKNLYPYFMDIQNPLFERLNERVVIPLTSLSNLRPVRHLHPLVRIHNQQYVLMTNLLTSISTTQLRHEPEFNADIHRADVVAALDLLVTGI; encoded by the coding sequence ATGGCGCAATTTGATGTGTATGAAAACCGGGGGGATGGCAAAAACCTTTATCCCTATTTTATGGATATCCAGAATCCATTATTTGAAAGGCTGAACGAACGGGTAGTGATCCCGCTGACTTCACTCAGTAATCTGAGACCCGTCAGGCATCTTCACCCTCTGGTGCGTATACACAATCAACAATATGTGCTGATGACAAATCTGCTCACCAGCATCAGTACAACGCAGTTGCGACATGAGCCCGAGTTTAATGCTGATATTCATCGTGCGGATGTCGTGGCTGCTCTGGATTTACTGGTGACAGGAATTTAA
- the znuB gene encoding zinc ABC transporter permease subunit ZnuB, translating into MIALLLPGWLAGVLLAVAAGPLGSFVVWRRMSYFGDTLAHASLLGVAFGLLLNVNPFYTVIAVTLLLAVLLVVLERKPHLAVDTLLGIMAHSALSLGLVVVSLMSGVRVDLMAYLFGDLLSVTYSDIWMIAVGVTVVIAVLCWQWQALLSMTISPELAHVDGVNLQRSRIVLMLVTALTIGLAMKFVGALIITSLLIIPAATARRFAKTPEQMACFAVATGIIAVTGGLTFSAFYDTPAGPSVVLCAAVLFMLSLSKKQIA; encoded by the coding sequence ATGATTGCGCTGTTATTACCCGGCTGGCTGGCCGGTGTGTTACTGGCTGTCGCGGCCGGTCCGCTGGGTTCGTTCGTGGTCTGGCGTCGGATGTCCTATTTTGGCGATACGCTGGCCCACGCCTCTCTGCTCGGCGTAGCGTTTGGTTTACTGCTCAATGTTAACCCTTTCTATACCGTTATCGCCGTCACGTTATTGCTGGCCGTCTTGCTGGTGGTGCTGGAGCGTAAACCGCATCTGGCCGTCGACACCCTGCTCGGGATTATGGCGCACAGCGCGCTGTCGCTCGGTCTGGTCGTGGTCAGCCTGATGTCCGGCGTGCGGGTGGATCTGATGGCGTATCTGTTCGGCGATTTGCTGTCAGTCACTTACAGCGATATCTGGATGATTGCGGTCGGTGTCACGGTGGTCATTGCGGTGCTCTGCTGGCAATGGCAGGCATTGCTTTCCATGACCATCAGCCCGGAACTTGCTCATGTCGATGGTGTGAATCTGCAACGTTCGCGCATCGTCCTGATGCTGGTAACGGCCCTGACGATCGGTCTGGCGATGAAGTTCGTCGGCGCGCTGATCATTACTTCGTTGCTGATTATTCCCGCCGCGACAGCGCGACGCTTCGCTAAAACGCCGGAGCAAATGGCCTGCTTCGCGGTGGCGACTGGCATCATTGCCGTGACCGGCGGCCTGACGTTCTCGGCATTCTATGATACGCCGGCAGGCCCTTCTGTTGTGCTGTGCGCTGCGGTGCTCTTTATGCTCAGCCTCAGTAAAAAACAGATTGCCTGA
- a CDS encoding type II toxin-antitoxin system CcdA family antitoxin yields the protein MASLCDTLMRMSCVYKEGVMLSIAGNKKRTNVTLSADLLEQAKAFGINLSATFDKALGEAVKEKQRTLFLEENQQAMDSCNAFTEKAGLFSQGRGVL from the coding sequence ATGGCTTCATTGTGTGACACTCTTATGCGCATGTCATGTGTGTATAAAGAGGGTGTTATGTTATCCATAGCAGGAAATAAAAAGCGAACCAATGTCACCTTGAGTGCCGATCTGCTTGAACAGGCCAAAGCATTCGGCATTAACCTGTCAGCCACGTTTGATAAAGCATTAGGAGAAGCGGTGAAAGAGAAACAAAGGACACTGTTTTTAGAAGAAAATCAGCAAGCAATGGATTCATGCAATGCCTTTACTGAAAAGGCAGGACTCTTCTCTCAGGGACGCGGAGTATTGTAA
- the znuA gene encoding zinc ABC transporter substrate-binding protein ZnuA — protein sequence MIQKKSVKRMFLAAAILNSGAVFSTQADVLTSVRPLGFIASAIADGVMPTQVLLPDGASPHDFALRPSDIQRMRSADLVVWVGPEMEAFMTKSAAQLPPNRQVAIATLPAVKPLLLKGSDDDEHDPDHAHDHDDDEHRHGEYNMHVWLSPEIAREAAIEIHNKLVALVPQKKQQLDANLSHFEDSLTKADKNLGSILQPVQGKGYFVFHDAYGYFEKHFGLSPLGHFTINPEIQPGAQRLHLIRTQLVEQKATCVFAEPQFRPAVITAVAQGTKVRMGTLDPLGSSIALGADSYVNFLSQLTNQYLSCLK from the coding sequence ATGATACAGAAAAAAAGCGTTAAACGGATGTTCCTGGCAGCCGCAATATTGAATTCAGGTGCGGTTTTCAGTACCCAGGCTGATGTTCTGACTTCCGTACGCCCGCTGGGTTTTATCGCCTCTGCCATTGCCGACGGCGTCATGCCAACGCAAGTGTTACTGCCGGACGGCGCATCGCCGCATGACTTTGCATTGCGTCCTTCAGATATTCAGCGCATGCGCAGCGCTGACCTGGTGGTGTGGGTGGGACCGGAAATGGAAGCCTTTATGACCAAATCAGCGGCGCAACTGCCGCCGAACCGTCAGGTGGCTATCGCGACGTTACCGGCAGTGAAACCGCTGCTGCTCAAAGGCAGTGACGACGATGAACATGACCCTGATCACGCCCATGATCATGACGATGATGAACACCGTCATGGCGAATATAATATGCACGTCTGGCTGTCGCCGGAAATCGCCCGCGAAGCCGCCATAGAGATCCATAACAAGCTCGTCGCGCTGGTTCCGCAGAAAAAGCAACAATTAGATGCAAATTTATCTCATTTTGAAGACAGCTTGACAAAAGCTGACAAAAACCTTGGTAGTATTCTGCAACCTGTTCAGGGTAAGGGATATTTTGTTTTTCACGATGCCTATGGCTACTTTGAGAAACACTTCGGCCTTTCGCCGCTTGGTCACTTCACGATCAATCCCGAAATTCAACCCGGTGCACAGCGATTACATCTCATTCGAACACAGTTGGTTGAGCAAAAAGCGACCTGCGTTTTTGCTGAGCCACAATTCAGGCCAGCCGTCATAACGGCTGTTGCCCAGGGAACAAAAGTGCGTATGGGCACATTGGATCCGCTGGGGAGCAGCATTGCACTGGGGGCGGACAGCTATGTGAACTTTCTGTCACAGCTGACGAACCAGTACCTGAGCTGCCTGAAGTAA
- a CDS encoding cation:proton antiporter — translation MGFLGWTAAVGGLLLIMSLASGWISRGPVTTFGLYLAAGIVCGPWVLDLLHIDLVAYSTLTAHFTEIAMAASLFITGLKLRLPFSAQSWRVGVLLAFPAMLLTVLCVAAMAHYITGISWPLALALGAIIAPTDPVLASMIAVNDANDDDGLRVALSSEAGMNDGSALPILMLALMLITAHDGLSSQELWHWAGRDVVWALLGGLAIGFAMGKLVGLSATRFHSRQRTVAPSDFLALSLIALSYAAAQSLDASGFLAAFAAGVGLRSAEVRVVSLHPPEDMTEGSRPPPAEGMVNPHQRHSMQAEKPRNSIGLMVGDALSFGDTIERIFAAGIVMVLGITLAEHWEPMGLLIAALLFIVIRPLAVYITTIGVHVPKGRRLMIGWFGIRGIGSMNYIAYAWTHGLQGADANYMTNIAFTVIVTSVVIHGITVSPILHWRQARQEAAQEEREARERSQEKEA, via the coding sequence ATGGGATTTTTAGGTTGGACAGCAGCGGTCGGAGGACTGCTATTGATTATGTCACTCGCCTCGGGGTGGATTTCCCGCGGTCCGGTGACGACGTTTGGTTTATATCTTGCTGCCGGGATCGTTTGCGGTCCCTGGGTTCTGGATTTATTGCATATCGATCTGGTGGCGTATTCCACGCTCACCGCACATTTCACTGAAATCGCCATGGCGGCGTCTTTGTTTATTACCGGGCTGAAACTGCGGTTGCCTTTTAGTGCCCAAAGCTGGCGCGTTGGCGTATTACTGGCCTTTCCTGCCATGTTACTTACCGTCCTGTGCGTCGCGGCTATGGCTCATTACATTACCGGTATTTCCTGGCCGCTGGCACTGGCGCTGGGCGCCATTATCGCGCCAACGGATCCGGTGCTGGCCAGCATGATTGCGGTGAATGATGCCAATGACGATGACGGGCTGCGGGTAGCGCTTTCCAGCGAGGCGGGGATGAATGATGGTTCCGCGCTGCCGATCCTGATGCTGGCCCTGATGCTGATTACCGCACACGACGGGTTGTCCTCGCAGGAACTGTGGCACTGGGCGGGCCGCGATGTGGTGTGGGCTTTACTGGGCGGGCTGGCGATAGGGTTTGCGATGGGGAAACTGGTGGGGCTGAGTGCGACACGTTTTCACAGCCGTCAGCGCACGGTTGCACCGAGTGATTTTCTGGCGTTGTCACTGATTGCACTCAGTTATGCCGCCGCGCAATCTCTTGATGCTTCCGGTTTCCTTGCGGCCTTTGCCGCCGGTGTCGGGCTGCGCAGCGCGGAAGTGCGCGTGGTTTCCCTGCATCCGCCGGAGGATATGACTGAGGGTTCGCGCCCGCCACCCGCTGAAGGCATGGTTAATCCGCACCAGCGTCACTCCATGCAGGCTGAGAAGCCGCGCAATTCGATCGGACTGATGGTTGGTGATGCGCTGTCGTTTGGCGATACCATTGAGCGGATTTTTGCCGCCGGGATTGTCATGGTGCTCGGGATAACGCTGGCAGAACATTGGGAGCCTATGGGACTGCTGATTGCCGCGCTGCTGTTTATCGTCATCCGTCCTCTGGCTGTTTATATCACGACAATAGGCGTACACGTGCCGAAGGGGAGGCGGCTGATGATTGGCTGGTTTGGCATTCGCGGTATCGGCAGTATGAACTATATCGCTTACGCCTGGACGCACGGATTACAGGGGGCGGATGCCAACTATATGACCAATATTGCGTTCACGGTGATTGTCACCAGCGTGGTGATCCATGGCATAACCGTATCACCGATATTGCACTGGCGGCAGGCGAGGCAGGAGGCGGCGCAGGAAGAACGGGAGGCGAGGGAAAGAAGCCAGGAAAAAGAAGCATAA
- the fusA gene encoding elongation factor G, whose translation MARKTPIERYRNIGISAHIDAGKTTTTERILFYTGMNHKLGEVHDGGATTDWMAQEQERGITITSAAVTCFWRGMDHSFDEHRINIIDTPGHVDFTIEVERSMRVLDGAVMVYDAVGGVQPQSETVWRQANKYKVPRLAFVNKMDRQGADFFRVRQMMVDRLKANPVPVVIPIGKEEHFTGVVDLRKMRAILWDDATQGMTFTYEAIPAELQALAEEWREKMVSAAAEANDTLMDKYLEEGTLTEDEITEGLRLRTIAGEIQPMLCGSAFKNKGVQRMLDAVIELMPSPLDIPPVAGTDEDGNEAFRHSDDDEKFSALAFKLMTDPYVGQLTFVRVYSGVLKKGDSVYNPVRGKKERIGRIVQMHANDRIEIDEIRAGDIAACVGLKDVTTGETLCDPSDIITLVRMEFPDPVISQAIEPKTKADQEKMGIALSRLASEDPSFRIRTDEESGQTIISGMGELHLEIIVDRMKREFGVEANIGKPQVTYRETVRKTVTDVEGKFVRQSGGKGQYGHVVFTLEPLPAGTGFEFVDATKGGVVPRDYIPAVEKGVTEALNNGILAGYPVVDVKVTLTFGSYHEVDSSEMAFKMAAIFGFKEAAKRADPVILEPMMKVEVETPEEYAGGVMGDLSSRRGTVQGMEEIAGGGGKIIKAEVPLSEMFGYSTVLRSMSQGRATYSMEFNHYAEAPRNVAENIIASRGK comes from the coding sequence ATGGCTCGCAAAACGCCAATCGAGCGCTACCGCAATATCGGTATCTCAGCACACATCGACGCAGGTAAAACCACCACCACCGAGCGTATTCTTTTCTATACCGGCATGAATCATAAGCTGGGAGAAGTGCATGACGGCGGTGCGACCACAGACTGGATGGCTCAGGAGCAGGAACGCGGCATAACCATTACCTCTGCCGCCGTGACCTGTTTCTGGCGCGGGATGGATCACTCCTTCGATGAGCACCGCATTAATATTATCGACACCCCGGGGCACGTGGATTTCACTATCGAGGTGGAACGTTCCATGCGTGTACTCGACGGTGCGGTGATGGTGTACGACGCCGTGGGCGGTGTGCAGCCACAGTCTGAAACCGTCTGGCGTCAGGCCAATAAATACAAAGTGCCGCGTCTGGCCTTCGTGAACAAAATGGACCGCCAGGGCGCAGATTTCTTTCGTGTCCGTCAGATGATGGTGGATCGCCTGAAAGCCAATCCGGTGCCGGTTGTGATCCCGATCGGTAAAGAAGAGCATTTCACCGGCGTGGTGGATTTGCGCAAAATGCGCGCCATTTTATGGGACGACGCGACACAAGGCATGACCTTTACCTATGAAGCGATCCCGGCAGAATTGCAGGCGCTGGCGGAAGAGTGGCGCGAGAAAATGGTCTCGGCAGCCGCCGAAGCCAATGACACGCTGATGGATAAATATCTCGAAGAAGGCACGCTGACTGAGGATGAAATTACCGAAGGGCTGCGTCTGCGCACCATCGCTGGTGAAATCCAGCCGATGCTGTGCGGCAGTGCGTTCAAGAATAAAGGCGTGCAGCGCATGCTTGATGCCGTCATCGAACTGATGCCGTCTCCGCTGGATATTCCCCCGGTTGCCGGCACCGACGAAGACGGTAACGAAGCATTCCGTCATTCCGATGACGACGAGAAATTCTCGGCGCTGGCGTTCAAGCTGATGACTGACCCGTATGTCGGCCAGCTGACGTTTGTGCGCGTGTATTCCGGCGTGCTGAAAAAAGGCGACAGTGTGTATAACCCGGTGCGTGGTAAGAAGGAGCGTATTGGCCGTATCGTGCAGATGCATGCCAATGACCGTATCGAGATTGACGAAATCCGTGCCGGTGATATTGCGGCCTGCGTCGGGCTGAAAGATGTGACGACCGGCGAAACCCTGTGCGACCCGTCGGACATTATTACGCTGGTGCGCATGGAGTTCCCGGACCCGGTGATCTCGCAGGCCATCGAGCCGAAGACTAAAGCCGATCAGGAGAAAATGGGGATCGCACTGTCACGGCTGGCGTCGGAAGACCCGTCGTTCCGCATCCGCACTGATGAGGAATCCGGCCAGACGATCATTTCCGGCATGGGTGAACTGCATCTGGAAATCATCGTTGACCGCATGAAACGTGAGTTCGGCGTGGAAGCCAACATCGGTAAACCGCAGGTGACGTACCGTGAAACGGTGCGCAAAACGGTGACGGATGTTGAAGGGAAATTTGTGCGTCAGTCCGGCGGTAAAGGCCAGTACGGCCACGTGGTCTTCACGCTCGAACCGCTGCCTGCGGGCACGGGTTTTGAGTTTGTCGATGCGACAAAAGGTGGCGTGGTGCCACGCGACTATATCCCTGCGGTTGAAAAAGGGGTCACGGAAGCGCTGAACAACGGCATTCTGGCCGGTTATCCGGTAGTCGATGTGAAAGTCACGCTGACCTTCGGTTCATACCATGAGGTCGATTCCTCGGAAATGGCGTTCAAAATGGCGGCGATCTTTGGTTTCAAAGAAGCAGCGAAACGTGCCGATCCGGTGATTCTGGAACCGATGATGAAAGTGGAAGTGGAAACACCGGAAGAGTATGCCGGTGGCGTGATGGGGGATTTATCGTCGCGTCGCGGTACGGTGCAGGGCATGGAAGAGATCGCGGGCGGTGGCGGTAAAATTATCAAAGCCGAAGTGCCGCTGTCTGAAATGTTCGGCTACTCCACCGTTTTGCGGTCGATGTCGCAAGGCCGTGCAACCTACAGCATGGAGTTCAACCACTATGCCGAGGCACCGCGCAATGTGGCGGAAAACATCATCGCATCGCGTGGAAAATAA
- the wrbA gene encoding NAD(P)H:quinone oxidoreductase, with protein MAKVLVLYHSMYGHIETMAQSVAEGARSVPGVEVTIKRVPETMPEEAFKAAGGKTDQTAEVASPAELGDYDAIIFGTPTRFGNMSGQMRTFLDQTGGLWAKGVLAGKVASVFSSTGTGGGQEMTITSTWTTLAHHGMIIVPIGYTTPELFDISQVRGGTPYGATTLAGGDGSRQPSAEELRIAVHQGKHVATIVSKLVS; from the coding sequence ATGGCAAAAGTACTGGTTCTCTATCATTCCATGTATGGTCATATTGAAACGATGGCGCAAAGTGTTGCAGAAGGGGCACGCAGCGTACCCGGAGTTGAAGTCACGATAAAACGCGTACCCGAAACCATGCCTGAAGAGGCGTTTAAAGCCGCTGGCGGTAAAACTGACCAGACAGCGGAAGTGGCTTCTCCCGCAGAACTCGGGGATTACGATGCCATCATCTTCGGCACACCGACCCGGTTCGGTAACATGTCAGGACAGATGCGCACCTTCCTCGATCAGACCGGTGGCCTGTGGGCTAAAGGCGTACTGGCTGGCAAAGTCGCCAGCGTATTCAGCTCAACCGGTACCGGTGGCGGTCAGGAAATGACGATTACATCCACCTGGACCACCCTCGCCCATCACGGCATGATTATCGTCCCGATCGGTTACACTACGCCTGAACTGTTTGATATTTCACAGGTTCGCGGCGGCACCCCTTACGGTGCAACCACGCTTGCCGGTGGCGATGGTTCACGACAGCCGAGCGCAGAAGAACTGCGTATTGCCGTACATCAGGGCAAACACGTGGCAACCATCGTCAGTAAACTGGTCAGCTAA
- the znuC gene encoding zinc ABC transporter ATP-binding protein ZnuC, translated as MPTLATLQNISVTFGSRRVLSNISLSLQPGKILTLLGPNGAGKSTLVRVVLGLIAPTEGTMTCEPGLRIGYVPQKIHLDPTMPLTVSRFMRLKPGVKKSDILPALKRVQAAHLLDQPMQKLSGGENQRVLLARALMNSPQLLVLDEPTQGVDVNGQLALYNLIDSLRCELGCAVLMVSHDLHLVMAKTDEVLCLNQHICCSGSPEVVSTHPEFIAMFGNRGAEQLAIYRHNHNHRHDLKGKIILRNTGGRDA; from the coding sequence ATGCCCACATTAGCTACGCTCCAAAATATTTCAGTGACTTTCGGTTCGCGACGGGTGCTGTCCAACATCTCGTTAAGCCTGCAACCGGGGAAAATTCTGACCCTTCTCGGCCCGAATGGCGCGGGAAAATCCACATTAGTACGCGTTGTGCTTGGCCTGATTGCGCCGACAGAAGGCACGATGACCTGCGAACCCGGTTTACGTATCGGTTATGTTCCGCAAAAAATTCATCTTGATCCCACCATGCCCCTGACCGTCAGCCGCTTTATGCGCCTGAAACCGGGTGTGAAGAAAAGCGATATTCTGCCTGCGCTCAAACGCGTCCAGGCCGCGCATCTGCTGGATCAACCGATGCAAAAACTCTCCGGCGGGGAAAATCAGCGTGTTCTGCTGGCGCGTGCGTTAATGAACAGCCCGCAGTTACTGGTGCTTGATGAACCGACGCAAGGCGTTGACGTCAACGGACAACTGGCGCTGTACAATTTGATCGACAGCCTGCGCTGCGAACTGGGTTGCGCGGTGCTCATGGTGTCGCATGATTTGCATCTGGTGATGGCAAAAACGGACGAAGTACTGTGCCTGAACCAGCACATCTGCTGCTCCGGCTCGCCGGAAGTGGTTTCTACACATCCCGAATTTATTGCGATGTTCGGTAACCGTGGCGCAGAGCAACTGGCGATTTACCGCCATAATCACAACCATCGTCACGATTTAAAAGGGAAGATCATTTTACGTAATACCGGAGGTCGTGACGCATGA
- a CDS encoding EthD family reductase, with amino-acid sequence MIKYSVLYPNIANGTFDHDYYRDVHLPLIKRRMGEFCHSYAIDKMPEGAPAEAPFVAACHIYCNSMEDFEKGMKDNAADFVADVANFTNIEPVKMIFDVVV; translated from the coding sequence ATGATTAAATACAGCGTGCTGTATCCAAATATCGCAAACGGAACCTTTGATCATGATTACTATCGCGATGTGCATTTACCGCTGATCAAACGCCGCATGGGCGAGTTTTGCCATTCTTACGCCATCGATAAAATGCCTGAAGGCGCACCGGCTGAAGCCCCCTTTGTCGCCGCCTGCCACATCTATTGCAACTCAATGGAAGACTTCGAAAAAGGCATGAAAGACAATGCTGCGGATTTCGTCGCTGACGTGGCGAACTTCACTAATATCGAACCAGTGAAGATGATTTTCGACGTCGTTGTCTGA